Below is a genomic region from Candidatus Bathyarchaeota archaeon.
AGAGCATACCAATCATAGAGCTTTACATAAGCAGCATAGCCAAGCACAAAGTAAAACACATAATTAAATATTGACAGAACATAGAACCTCTTAACACCTTCTCTAAAATCAGCCTCTACATCACCTGCCAAACCTACTATAGAGCTGCTAAGAGCCGTAGCAAAATCTGGAACAAACCTAACAATAGCCACGCCAGCACCAAATGCAACAGCCAACCCAAACAAAAACGCTAGAGTATCCAAAAGATTTATGAAAGCCTTCACAGAAACCACAATAGCAACCGAAACCACGTATATCATATAAGATACATAGACATAGCTAATGAAAGCCACAAGACCAACCGCCAATGGTAACGAAACAGCAAAAGCCAAAACAGGATATCCAAGCAAAGACAGCGTAATACTGAAATAAGCACTCCTAACAAACACAGCTATAGCTTCTGTAATTAGTGGTATAGCAGCAGCCACAACAGGAAAGATAATGATAGCCCTACTAGGATCTATAAGAGACACCAAATATTTTCCAAAACCTACAAACACATCAGCAAAGAACCTCATAACAACAACAATATAAGGTGCTGCAAAATAGCCTAGAGCCAAAGACGGAAACGCTACAGTAACAAAATTAGCCAACTCACTATACCAATTCTTAGCAGCAGCCTCCGTTACTATAGCTAGTATAAGAGATATCAAAGCAGCTATAGACAGACCAAAAGCCTCTACACTATATCTACTATAGTATATAAGTACGCCAAACACAGACATAGCCAAGCCATTTATCCAAAAGTATGGTGGTGGTTCTGCTAAAGGCTGCTGCCGAATAACAACACTAGCCATAACACCACCTCTAGCTCTAGCCATAACACCACCTAATAAGAACTAAATATAGAAAAAAGGTAAAAAATGATCTTGGTTTATAGACAAAGACCATATTCTAACTAGCCTTAACCTTGTAGCCAACAGCAATAGCAGCAACTGCTATTAAGACCAATGCTATAGCAGCATACTCAAACCCCAGATCATATATCATTACTATACCAACATTATACATAGCATGTGCTGCCACAGAGCCGATAAAACCGTATAGACCGTAGACAGCATATAGCACAGCACCTACAATACCCAACACAACCAAAGCCATGTAATCAGGTGCTCTAGTAACAGCATGCAATGCAAACCAAGCAGCACCTGATACAAGAGCAGCAGGAACAGTTGTAACAGCAAACCTACCTACCTTATACAAGTAGATTCTAAAGAACAGCTCTTCAGGTACAGCCACAACAAACAGCATAAGCATAAACAGGGCTAGATAACTGCCAAAGTATTCATATAGCTGCAACGGCAAATAGCCAACCAACAAACTAGCAGCACCACCAAAACTATTGTAAATTAGATATGCTACTATAGATGTTAGAGCACCTACACCAATACCATAGGCAAAGCCTCTAGCAGAAGAGGACTCATTTTCAATAACTGGAACATCTTCTACATCAGCCAATGTAACAGCCAATATAGTGAACAGCACATAGATAGCAATAGCCATATCAGTTGGTATAAGACCCTTAACCAAAGCATATACTGGCAACAACAAAGATGCAAACGATAATATCACAATAGTATTGCTAGACAACAGCGTAAACCTAGGATCCCTCTTTTCATGCAGCCAATAGCCAACCCCCAAAGCACCTAGCATAGGTATTAGAGCCGCTAAAACGCTATTGATATCGCTAGGAACAACATATTCAGCTACAAATAGTGCTGCTGCAACCAAAGACCAAATTATAGCTAGATTCCTAGCTATCATTTATCTACACCACCTAATAGAAAAAAGATAGAAAAAAGGTATATATGCTTAAGCTATGTAGAAGACTTGTTAGCTGCAGCAGCATATGGATAGTACTTCTCTATCATAGCTAGAGCATCCGAAAAGCTAATGTTATACATCTCAGACAGCATCCTAGCCATAGTCATTTTCACATAGTAATCAAACGCTATAGCCACAGGTCTATATGACTGAGACAACTGATTAACATTTTGTGAAAGCATAACAACATTCATATTGAGTAGAGCCACAGTCTTCTCCAACTCGCTAACCCTCTGATAATAGGTAAACGCCATGAATGTGCTTAGAGCATTCATTATTACCAGTATTAGCAGCAGATACGGTGTAGC
It encodes:
- a CDS encoding CPBP family intramembrane metalloprotease, yielding MIARNLAIIWSLVAAALFVAEYVVPSDINSVLAALIPMLGALGVGYWLHEKRDPRFTLLSSNTIVILSFASLLLPVYALVKGLIPTDMAIAIYVLFTILAVTLADVEDVPVIENESSSARGFAYGIGVGALTSIVAYLIYNSFGGAASLLVGYLPLQLYEYFGSYLALFMLMLFVVAVPEELFFRIYLYKVGRFAVTTVPAALVSGAAWFALHAVTRAPDYMALVVLGIVGAVLYAVYGLYGFIGSVAAHAMYNVGIVMIYDLGFEYAAIALVLIAVAAIAVGYKVKAS